A genomic region of uncultured Roseibium sp. contains the following coding sequences:
- the uxuA gene encoding mannonate dehydratase, translating into MRETWRWFGPADQVSLDDVAQAGARGIVTALHHVSPGDVWSPDEISRRQAAIRSRTAHLPEPLEWEVVESLPVSEDIKRQTGNWQEHVEAYKASLTNLAEAGLQTVCYNFMPLLDWTRTDLAYQVSNRATCMRFDLVDFVMFDLFLLKRQGAASDFPEEVAEAARKRFSETDDTFKAALVGNVICGLPGGNDQLTLDDIRAHLAAYEPFDHAALCAHQAAFLELVVPHAEALGLRLCCHPDDPPYSLLGLPRIMSTEENYERLVRSVDLPANGITLCSGSLGARADNDLPGMMRRLGAHVHFLHLRNVAREHDTVFGSFHESEHLGGDVDMPALIAAVLAEEESRRQIGRADHSIPFRPDHGQDILDDLSRRAQPGYPAIGRLKGLAELRGVIAGLEYALRRQAAG; encoded by the coding sequence TTGCGCGAAACATGGAGATGGTTCGGACCGGCAGATCAGGTCTCGCTGGATGATGTCGCCCAGGCGGGAGCCCGGGGGATCGTGACGGCATTGCATCATGTTTCGCCGGGAGACGTCTGGTCGCCGGACGAGATTTCCAGGCGGCAGGCCGCGATCCGGAGCCGGACGGCGCATTTGCCCGAGCCACTGGAATGGGAAGTCGTTGAAAGCTTGCCGGTCTCCGAGGACATCAAGAGGCAGACGGGCAACTGGCAGGAGCATGTCGAGGCCTACAAGGCCAGCCTGACCAACCTCGCGGAGGCCGGTCTTCAGACAGTCTGCTACAATTTCATGCCTCTCCTTGACTGGACCCGCACAGACCTGGCCTATCAGGTTTCCAACCGGGCGACATGCATGCGTTTCGATCTGGTCGATTTCGTCATGTTCGACCTTTTTCTGCTCAAGCGGCAAGGCGCGGCATCCGACTTTCCGGAGGAAGTGGCAGAGGCCGCCCGCAAGCGTTTCTCGGAAACGGACGATACGTTCAAGGCCGCGCTTGTCGGCAATGTCATTTGCGGGTTGCCGGGTGGAAACGACCAGCTGACGCTTGACGATATCCGCGCCCATCTGGCGGCCTATGAACCGTTTGATCACGCGGCGCTCTGCGCGCACCAGGCGGCATTTCTCGAACTTGTCGTGCCGCATGCGGAGGCGCTTGGTCTTCGCTTGTGCTGCCATCCGGACGATCCGCCGTATAGTCTCCTGGGACTGCCTCGGATCATGTCGACGGAAGAGAATTATGAGCGTCTGGTGAGGTCGGTTGATTTGCCGGCTAACGGTATCACCCTTTGCTCCGGGTCGCTCGGCGCTCGGGCCGACAATGATCTTCCCGGCATGATGCGGCGCCTCGGCGCGCATGTTCATTTCCTGCATCTGCGCAACGTTGCGCGGGAACATGACACGGTGTTCGGGTCTTTCCACGAATCGGAACATCTCGGCGGCGACGTCGACATGCCGGCCTTGATTGCTGCGGTGCTTGCCGAAGAGGAGAGCCGCCGCCAGATCGGCCGCGCGGATCACTCCATTCCTTTCCGGCCGGATCACGGACAGGACATTCTGGACGATCTGTCCCGCCGGGCGCAGCCCGGCTATCCCGCGATAGGGCGGCTGAAAGGATTGGCCGAACTGCGCGGCGTCATTGCCGGACTGGAATATGCTTTGCGCAGACAAGCTGCCGGGTGA
- a CDS encoding GntR family transcriptional regulator, which yields MRRILRERIVKNDLPPGSKLSEAEIAKSYGISRQPVREAFIKLAEEGLLLIRPQRSTLVTRIDYPTVLQSRFVREAVEADIVRLLAQDPQPALIKELRSQLRHQAKIGKASSADFINEDERFHRTLAEAAGKDVAWQFVEGLKSQMDRVRFLSFELFPFATLIDQHTAIVDQIDAGKPDAASRAMRKHLNEILKTLPQIIERNQVYFDRCEDLAIDGSSSKRE from the coding sequence ATGCGGCGCATATTGCGCGAACGGATCGTCAAGAATGACCTCCCGCCGGGCAGCAAGCTGTCCGAGGCAGAGATCGCCAAAAGCTATGGCATCAGCCGGCAACCGGTTCGCGAAGCATTCATCAAGCTGGCCGAGGAGGGATTGCTCCTGATCCGGCCTCAGCGCAGCACGCTTGTCACCAGGATCGACTACCCGACCGTTCTGCAATCGCGGTTCGTTCGGGAAGCGGTCGAGGCCGACATCGTGCGATTGCTCGCACAGGATCCGCAGCCGGCCCTGATAAAGGAATTGCGCTCGCAATTGCGGCATCAGGCCAAGATCGGAAAAGCGTCCTCAGCAGACTTCATCAATGAAGATGAAAGGTTCCACCGCACGCTTGCGGAAGCGGCTGGAAAGGACGTTGCGTGGCAGTTTGTGGAAGGCTTGAAAAGCCAGATGGACCGGGTCCGGTTCCTCAGCTTCGAGCTCTTCCCGTTTGCCACGCTGATCGATCAGCATACCGCCATTGTCGATCAGATAGACGCGGGCAAACCGGATGCAGCCTCCCGGGCAATGCGCAAACATCTGAACGAGATCCTCAAGACTCTGCCCCAGATCATAGAAAGAAATCAGGTCTATTTCGATCGCTGCGAGGATCTGGCGATCGACGGATCATCATCCAAACGGGAGTGA
- a CDS encoding LuxR C-terminal-related transcriptional regulator: protein MPADVAGCAETAGGRKQVQPDTILSPRELEIAQSYARGRTYHAIAERLHIAPSTVRTHLAAIYRKLEVSSKLELHARLDGASPPAETQTDHGAVISELALSLEEAIGRERALSEVLRIISRSRGDTEAVMAAILGHALELCDAEFGILFEYHGDRRFSARFTRGIPQGFRDWLDRQGVFAVGKATGLGRMETARDVVNIVDVRSEELYRTDDPLRLATADLGGARSFVAIPMLSGDGLVGAFTIYRQQVRPFNAQVTALAHTFADQSVIALDNARMISELRALGARGD, encoded by the coding sequence ATGCCGGCGGACGTCGCAGGATGCGCGGAGACAGCCGGGGGGCGGAAGCAGGTGCAGCCAGATACGATACTCAGTCCGCGCGAACTGGAAATTGCGCAAAGCTATGCGCGCGGTCGAACCTATCACGCGATTGCCGAGCGCCTGCACATCGCACCTTCGACGGTGCGGACGCATCTCGCCGCGATCTACCGCAAGCTGGAAGTGTCCTCGAAGCTGGAACTTCATGCCCGCCTGGACGGTGCCAGCCCGCCCGCCGAGACCCAAACCGACCATGGCGCCGTCATTTCAGAACTGGCTCTGAGCCTGGAGGAAGCCATCGGGCGCGAGCGGGCGCTCAGCGAGGTGCTGCGGATCATCAGCCGTTCGCGCGGCGACACCGAAGCCGTGATGGCGGCGATCCTGGGCCATGCACTGGAGTTGTGCGACGCGGAATTCGGCATCCTGTTCGAGTATCACGGCGACCGGCGGTTTTCGGCACGCTTCACGCGCGGCATCCCGCAAGGCTTTCGGGACTGGCTCGACCGACAGGGCGTTTTCGCGGTCGGCAAGGCGACCGGTCTCGGGCGGATGGAAACAGCGCGGGACGTGGTCAATATCGTCGATGTCCGGTCCGAGGAGCTGTACAGAACCGATGATCCGCTGCGCCTTGCAACCGCCGATCTGGGCGGCGCGCGCTCTTTCGTGGCAATCCCGATGCTGTCGGGTGACGGCCTGGTTGGTGCCTTCACCATTTACCGGCAACAGGTCCGGCCGTTCAATGCGCAGGTGACGGCTCTGGCCCATACCTTCGCCGACCAGAGTGTCATCGCGCTCGACAATGCCCGCATGATCAGCGAACTGAGAGCGCTCGGCGCCAGGGGTGACTGA